A single Bacillus sp. OxB-1 DNA region contains:
- a CDS encoding alpha/beta hydrolase family protein — MQSDGMIYSRRPYPSPNPHVRLEEITYWSDGLRVKGLLAEPIAEGEYEGLLYLRGGIQHVGMVRPARIAQFASQGFVVFAPYYRGNRGGEGRDEFAGADRLDAVHAVDVLKQSLKLRDGRIHLFAFSRGGIMALWTAILREDITSVVTWAGVSDVVFTYKERKDMRRMMKRVIGGTPNNMPDEYRDRTALFRVNEIACPVLIIHGMKDENVSFEQAILLEDALREHGKPYDTWYFPDYTHYFPPAINAKTVRDACLWMKEQNL; from the coding sequence ATGCAGAGTGATGGAATGATTTATTCCCGAAGACCTTATCCTTCCCCAAATCCGCATGTCCGATTGGAGGAAATCACCTATTGGTCGGATGGTCTGAGAGTGAAAGGGCTTCTCGCTGAGCCGATTGCGGAAGGGGAGTATGAAGGGCTCCTCTATTTGCGCGGCGGTATCCAACATGTCGGCATGGTCCGGCCCGCCCGCATCGCCCAGTTCGCGTCGCAAGGGTTTGTCGTATTCGCCCCGTATTATCGTGGGAACCGAGGAGGGGAAGGACGGGACGAATTCGCCGGCGCCGATCGGTTGGATGCGGTCCATGCGGTGGATGTCTTAAAACAGTCCTTGAAACTGCGGGATGGAAGGATTCACCTGTTCGCCTTTTCAAGGGGAGGCATCATGGCATTATGGACAGCCATTCTACGTGAAGACATTACGTCCGTCGTCACTTGGGCAGGTGTCTCGGATGTCGTTTTTACATATAAGGAACGGAAAGATATGCGTCGGATGATGAAACGCGTCATTGGAGGCACGCCGAATAATATGCCGGATGAATATCGGGACCGGACCGCCCTATTCCGGGTGAATGAAATTGCGTGTCCTGTTTTAATAATCCACGGAATGAAAGACGAAAATGTCTCCTTTGAACAAGCGATCCTATTGGAAGATGCGTTACGCGAACACGGGAAGCCGTACGATACTTGGTATTTCCCTGACTACACCCACTATTTCCCGCCTGCCATCAACGCAAAAACCGTCCGCGACGCCTGCCTCTGGATGAAAGAGCAAAATTTATAA
- a CDS encoding NUDIX domain-containing protein: MMVFTDVNGGRVELTFGKNPDGMEARHVLVVLKHEGKWLMTRHPGRGIEFPGGKAEEGETIEEAAVRETMEETGVSISGLTYVAEYVVRSNQTFCKAVFTGKVDSIELNPELHETEGALWLTDEEVDACADLSFHMKGTGMEKIRKRVESYAE, encoded by the coding sequence TGGTTTTTACGGATGTCAACGGTGGACGTGTAGAGCTGACATTTGGTAAGAATCCGGATGGAATGGAAGCGAGACACGTCCTCGTTGTGCTGAAGCATGAAGGCAAATGGCTGATGACACGGCATCCCGGACGCGGAATCGAGTTCCCTGGTGGAAAAGCGGAAGAGGGGGAAACGATCGAGGAGGCTGCCGTCCGTGAGACGATGGAGGAAACCGGCGTTTCCATTTCCGGCCTGACCTACGTGGCCGAATACGTGGTCCGCAGCAACCAGACATTTTGCAAGGCGGTTTTCACGGGGAAAGTCGACTCAATCGAACTGAATCCGGAACTTCATGAAACCGAAGGCGCTTTGTGGCTCACGGACGAAGAGGTCGATGCCTGTGCTGATTTAAGTTTCCATATGAAAGGCACCGGGATGGAAAAGATCAGAAAGCGGGTGGAATCATATGCAGAGTGA
- the metK gene encoding methionine adenosyltransferase, whose product MSNRKLFTSESVTEGHPDKMCDQISDAILDAILKEDPNARVACETTITTGLVLVTGEITTTTYVDIPKVVRETVKGIGYTRAKFGFDWETSAVLTSIDEQSPEIAAGVDQALEAREGTMTDEELEAIGAGDQGLMFGFACNETPELMPLPISLAHKLSRRLSEVRKEEILPYLRPDGKTQVTVEYDDENKPVRIDTIVISTQHHPEVTIEQITRDVKEVVIGAVVPEELLDEDTKYFINPSGRFVIGGPQGDAGLTGRKIIVDTYGGYARHGGGAFSGKDATKVDRSASYAARYVAKNIVAAGLADRCEVQLAYAIGVAKPVSINVDTFGTGKIEESKLVDLVRELFDLRPAGIIKMLDLRRPIYQQTAAYGHFGRTDIELPWEQTDRAAALRDSAERVIG is encoded by the coding sequence ATGTCAAACCGTAAATTGTTCACTTCAGAATCTGTAACCGAGGGCCATCCGGATAAAATGTGCGATCAGATTTCGGACGCTATCCTCGACGCCATCTTAAAGGAAGATCCGAATGCACGGGTGGCTTGTGAAACAACGATCACGACAGGGCTTGTCTTGGTCACAGGTGAAATTACGACTACTACGTATGTGGATATTCCGAAAGTGGTACGGGAAACGGTGAAGGGAATCGGATATACACGCGCGAAATTCGGATTCGACTGGGAAACATCGGCTGTTCTCACTTCCATCGATGAGCAATCCCCTGAAATTGCAGCAGGAGTCGACCAAGCATTGGAAGCCCGGGAAGGGACGATGACGGACGAAGAGTTAGAAGCAATCGGGGCAGGAGACCAAGGCCTCATGTTCGGATTTGCTTGTAATGAAACACCGGAATTGATGCCTTTGCCGATCAGTTTGGCACATAAATTGTCACGTCGCCTGTCCGAAGTGCGCAAAGAGGAAATCCTCCCTTATTTGCGTCCGGACGGAAAAACACAAGTGACAGTGGAATACGATGATGAAAATAAACCAGTACGGATCGACACGATCGTCATCTCGACGCAGCATCATCCGGAAGTGACTATTGAGCAGATTACCCGTGATGTGAAAGAAGTCGTCATCGGTGCGGTCGTTCCGGAAGAGTTGTTGGATGAAGACACGAAATATTTCATTAATCCATCCGGAAGATTTGTCATCGGGGGCCCTCAAGGGGATGCGGGTCTGACAGGCCGGAAAATCATCGTCGATACATACGGCGGTTATGCGCGGCACGGCGGCGGCGCGTTTTCAGGAAAAGACGCGACGAAAGTCGATCGCTCCGCTTCCTATGCGGCACGGTATGTAGCGAAAAACATCGTGGCGGCAGGGTTGGCGGACCGTTGTGAAGTACAGTTGGCTTACGCAATCGGAGTGGCTAAACCGGTCTCGATCAATGTTGATACATTCGGCACAGGGAAAATTGAAGAGAGCAAATTAGTGGACTTGGTCCGAGAGCTGTTCGACCTGCGCCCGGCCGGCATCATCAAAATGCTTGACCTGCGACGCCCGATCTATCAACAAACGGCAGCATACGGACATTTCGGACGGACTGATATCGAATTGCCGTGGGAACAGACGGACAGAGCCGCTGCGCTCAGAGATTCGGCAGAACGCGTAATTGGATGA
- the pckA gene encoding phosphoenolpyruvate carboxykinase (ATP), producing MISAKIGDALKNLLAGENVNIQLSVPQLVEKATSRGEAQLTADGAITARTGKYTGRSPEDKYIVEEASSKDKIDWGKVNRPISSEIFDSLYTKVLDHLSKKDELFVFKGFAGADKDSRLAIQVVNEYAWQNLFVHQLFIRPTEEELKTHEAQFTILAAPSFKADPAVDGTRSETFIIVSLEKRIVLIGGTEYAGEMKKSIFSIMNYLLPEQGVLPMHCSANVGEAGDVALFFGLSGTGKTTLSADADRKLIGDDEHGWSDNGVFNIEGGCYAKCINLSEEKEPEIFGAIKFGSVLENVVIDENTRIPDYDDNSLTENTRAAYPIQNIENIVTPSVAGHPKTIVFLTADAFGVLPPISKLTKEQAMYHFLSGFTSKLAGTERGVTSPEATFSTCFGSPFLPLPAMVYAEMLGNKIDEHNAQVFLVNTGWTGGVYGVGKRMDLKYTRAMVREALAGNLNDVETETNEVFGLQMPVAIEGVPSEVLNPRNAWADPAAYDEKASELAGLFRENFKKFGHVSEEIVQKGGPIA from the coding sequence ATGATTTCAGCGAAAATTGGCGATGCACTAAAAAATCTTCTTGCAGGAGAAAATGTAAACATCCAGCTTTCGGTGCCACAACTGGTCGAAAAGGCGACTTCCCGTGGAGAGGCTCAGCTTACAGCAGACGGAGCCATCACTGCGCGGACAGGAAAATATACAGGACGTTCCCCGGAAGATAAGTATATCGTCGAGGAAGCGTCTTCCAAAGACAAAATCGACTGGGGCAAAGTGAACCGGCCGATTTCCTCCGAAATTTTCGATTCCTTATATACGAAAGTGCTGGATCACCTTTCCAAAAAGGATGAGCTTTTCGTCTTCAAAGGATTTGCAGGTGCAGACAAGGACTCTCGCTTGGCTATCCAAGTCGTCAACGAATATGCCTGGCAGAACCTCTTCGTCCACCAATTGTTCATCCGTCCGACGGAAGAAGAATTGAAAACGCACGAAGCCCAGTTCACCATTCTGGCGGCTCCTTCATTCAAGGCTGATCCGGCTGTAGACGGTACTCGTTCCGAGACTTTCATCATCGTTTCGCTTGAAAAGCGCATTGTCTTGATCGGTGGTACGGAATATGCTGGGGAAATGAAAAAATCCATCTTCTCCATCATGAACTACCTTCTGCCTGAACAAGGCGTCCTTCCGATGCACTGCTCGGCAAACGTCGGCGAAGCAGGCGATGTCGCCCTATTCTTCGGCCTTTCCGGCACAGGGAAAACAACACTTTCAGCGGATGCCGACCGCAAACTGATCGGTGACGATGAGCACGGTTGGTCCGATAATGGCGTCTTCAACATCGAAGGCGGATGCTATGCAAAATGCATCAACTTGTCCGAAGAGAAAGAACCGGAAATCTTCGGTGCGATCAAATTCGGATCGGTTCTGGAAAACGTCGTTATCGACGAAAATACACGCATTCCGGATTACGATGATAACTCGTTGACGGAAAATACGCGTGCAGCTTACCCGATCCAGAATATCGAGAACATCGTCACACCGTCTGTCGCAGGCCACCCGAAAACCATCGTCTTCTTGACGGCGGATGCATTCGGCGTATTGCCTCCGATTTCAAAGCTGACGAAGGAACAAGCGATGTACCACTTCCTCAGCGGATTCACTTCCAAATTGGCAGGTACAGAACGCGGCGTCACTTCTCCGGAAGCGACATTCTCCACCTGCTTCGGATCACCGTTCCTACCGCTTCCAGCGATGGTCTATGCGGAAATGCTAGGAAATAAAATCGACGAGCACAACGCACAAGTCTTCCTTGTCAACACAGGCTGGACTGGCGGCGTCTACGGCGTCGGGAAGCGGATGGATCTGAAATATACACGTGCGATGGTCCGCGAAGCATTGGCGGGCAACCTGAACGACGTGGAAACGGAAACGAATGAAGTCTTTGGACTCCAAATGCCGGTTGCCATCGAAGGCGTTCCAAGCGAAGTATTGAACCCACGCAACGCTTGGGCTGATCCAGCAGCTTATGATGAAAAAGCATCAGAATTGGCAGGCCTCTTCCGTGAAAACTTCAAGAAATTCGGTCATGTATCAGAAGAAATCGTCCAAAAAGGCGGACCGATTGCATAA